The sequence CTCCTTAATATGGGCATGTAcccaaaataagaaaagaaagagtgcAAGGAGTGTACCATTAAATGAGGTGTGTGTAATGAAATGAgcgtaaaataattatattgcGGTGGCAGTATGAAATGTGTTgtagtataaatattttatactaaagtttttttaatataagaaaagttTTTTTCTGAATTCTCctctcatttcttttattttacataaatgGAGACATAGAGCAAATCTgtataagaatttttctatataaatacTCAAGTCTATATggaagttaaaataaaagaacaaacaaTGTTATTGATGCAACACAACCGATAAAATGTACATAGACCCAATGCAACATGATTGAAGTTCAAtggtttaataaaataaattgtgaAAATTAAAGcgtatgaaaatatatttatcttttatttaagtGTGTTTTTTGCAGAcctgaatatatatatatatatgtatagaaAAGAagcattaattctttttaaagtgAAGGCAAgtctatatattattatatgagaatatttaatttactattatttgagttttatttagtGAAACTAATCTCTCTCAGACATTGCATCACTTTAGTAGCTCTATCTAAATTACcattattacaaaaaaaaaaaaaagtggagtaaaatatatataacctCATAAACCTAGATTCTGTGAATCCATTAgccaaattgaaaaaaatacaatGATACAACAACATAATAACATATTTGTGAatcaaagaattgaattttatttcaagatTGAGACTTAGAGGTGATTGTAACTCACAAATCGTATACTCTAACTCACAAATCTGATAAAAGATTCTGATAGTGGTTGTGGTTGTAGCGGAAATGAACGTAAAGGTGAAGTGGGTGTAGAAGGAATGTAATCGTGAGTGTAAGATAGAGGAATTTATGCTTTTCTCTCATATCTTTCTTCATTCATGATTCGATATTCTGGTGTCCTAGACGTAGAGGAATCACACCAATTCATCCTGAACTTGGTGGTTATATTCTACTGCGGTAAAGATATTGTGGAGGAAGTCCTGCATAGAGGAGAgggaataaagaaaaataagggTCAGTGAAGAAGAAAGTTTACACTAAAAGCCATTGAATTGTGAACTAAATGAGAAATCATCAAATAGTTATGAAGATGAAGgccaagaaaaataagaaaaaatggaaGAAGCATGAATCAAGAtcgttttaatttttttcttttttactaaaataaaagacttctaaACGACCCGTTTAGTTTGGCTTGGTTGGCTCCAATCAAATTTTAATCCATGCCAACAAGCCACATCATTGACGCATATCTCATGGAGGTAAGTAGATATGAAACAAGATGCAAAGATGATAActgaaatgataaatttagaaagtcagaatatatttaaaaaaaatattgaaaattgaaGGTAGATGAGATGGTTTTACCTTGTATCTTTGACCTTATTAGGTGCATAAAATCAAGGCTACCTTCTAGAATATaacactattttttttaaaagaaaaacacttattttctaatataacaTCCGAatcatacaaataaaatttattttcacctcttcttttgtgtcttttttatttttctttcatataattttctttactttccacttgtattttttttttatactaaaGAGGAGATATCTTAAGAAAAGAAGCCAATAAGCCTTGGACTACATAAGAGGCATTAGTCAACTTCTTATACACGTCATATAGGTGAATACTTACCTAATGCAGAAAAGATGACTCGAACATAAAACACACTCCCAACAATAAACGCTCTTACGATTTGAGCTAGGTCTCAAGTGTCCCCTTCCATTATTTAGTAACTATAAAGCCTTTCATAATTTTGGGTTTTTATCTTCTAGTAGAATAAGAAATAAGgtatacaaatatatatttgaatggATAAATTATCGGCTATATAGAATTAGCTTATTGGTcctttcatattaaattagatccatatttatatatagtcAATTACACTATGGAGCATACATATACCcgtcatattttcttttttcttttttttaaattcttgttttataagtatttcattttttagtttttgtcaaatttttttcacttttgtcAATTCTACCCTTAATTGATcgtatatttaattataattttatgattcaGATTATCATTTTCTATTGGATCCCTTTGAATTCCATATTCGAAGTTGCGATAGAATCTAATTATGAATTACTCACAATATAAATAGAGACATATGATAATTACTCAATTTCACAATATGGGATAAAATCATATctgatttttcatattattagaatagaattgaaaagaattaaagaaagtTTGGTCAAAATTGCAAATATTCGAAAAAGGAAAGATTAATATTGAACTATCTTGATATTAATAtcgtttattttcttttcttttttgagctGGAACATAATTCATTGCATTAGTATAAGGATGAAGAAGGACATCTTCCTTTATTATTGGAAATTATGAAGCAACAATCAACAAGACTTAATTCactttaaaatatgaatacaTATCTATTATATAGTAACCAACACAAGGAAAGATTATTTAATACAACCAGTACATTTAGATGATATACTTAATTAACTCCACAACAGTGCATATATGCATGGATTTTCTCACATTGCCAACCATAGTAAAAGCAGCACAACATAGTAGCATATAAGTGGTGCGAACAAAATGATACATGCCATTTTATTCACATAAGTGTGTTCGCTCATGTCAatggtgatggtgatgatggtggtgataataataatcatgatgatgatggtgatgTGGAGGAGGAGGCGGTGGTGGATGAACAATTATTGGTGGAGGTGGAGCACAATGATCgagtggtggtggtggtggaggaTAAACAATCACTGGAGGAGGTGGAACACAAGGATCGAGTGGCAGTGGCGGTGGAGGTTCAACAATAACTATGGGAGGAGGTGGGGAGTCTGGACATGGTGGTGCACAAGGGTCCAATGGAGGTGGAGGACATGGTGGAGGCGGAGGATCCTCGTGCTTGTGATGCTTGTGATGTGTCATTCTCTGGAAATGTATGAACAATCAAATTGTAGACACTTCCAAGATGAAAAAGCAAATTGGCTTGGTAATCTTTATAAAGGAATTAGGGAAGGGTGTAGAAACAATGTTTTAGAAACTTAATTAGAAAAGTAGTTTAGACTGGTGGATATACAATTTATCATTCAAAGTATGGTGAGCAATAACAGCGGTTCAAATGCATGAAATCAGTTTCTATTGTGCTGAGAAAGAGATATGCAACAAACATATACATACTTCTCAACATTGGCAAGTAATGTTTCTTACACCATTCCCACCTAGCCGCATGCtcatttatattgataataaattttattatttttctaataaatatttgtatatgtaaaataaaaaaataataaaatacacatttatatatataataaaaaggcaaagaaattaaaaaaaaaaaaaaaaaaggagataaAGAGAGTGACTTGAATAACAAAGGCGACACTGCAATTGGAGGTGCTACGCAACCAGAAAAGGTGATGGGTGAGGAAGATGAGCGGTGTGTATGTAGGGACTGGAGTTTTTGGGTGTGATAGAAACGTTGTGTTTCGATCATTTgccttattttctcttttaaaaggAAGCTGTAAAAGATGAGTTCACAGACTTGTGATGTAGGATTAATAATCCAATGAACAATgccatatataaattttacgtTATGTTTGGCATACGCCTAATTGAATTAGGGtataattgagaaataattcaaagataatagatcaaattaataaattttaaaagtgaagatatattttgtgaatttaattaaaagccATGGTCGATGAGGTGATGTTTCAAAGGTTTAATGATAGACAAAAATCATTTTAgctgtttttttaatatttgttgaTTCTATTCCCGAATggaagcaaaaataaaattaatttataatttaagattaaaaCTCTTAgtactttttacttttaacatagtttaataatatttatattgttccttaaaaaaaataatatttatattacttatatttttattattttatctacaTGCAATAATTTTGTTGTCACCAAATCACCCccattcatatataaataattcctAGCATAtgtattaaattcttaatatccatttagataatataatcaataaatagataaatatattatttttctaattaaatactaatcttatcataaaaaatataacatattagttatgtttttattattaacttGTAAATGTtatctatattaattaataacatttggaaaatttaaaatattttttgaggaagaaaaaaattaaaacatcaaaattgaTATGATTCTGTAAATTACCTATTTATTAGATTGTtataagatataaaattatatatatatatatacacatatacatatatatatataacattttatcttttaattaaaaaacacattcttgatattttaaattaaaaaagtatttatataataaaagattatagTATTCGCAGAATATATAGACAAACCTAGTTAATTCGATATAGCTACAATTTTTGAAGTACTTTTGTGCAAAACTCTTGAAGTATCATACGTCCGCTATAAAGTACTTATGTTAAATACttgaaataagaaaagaaacgtGATTATGTGTTAACTCCTTgttaaaatatagaataataattcGATTGTAATGATTCATACATATATTATCCGATATATGATctaatagttttataatttttgttcttttagtAGATTTGACAATTAAAAATGCCTCATGTGATTATGTATGTGCTATCAAgtatttctgttttattttaatgtgaaattcgattcattctgtattttcatattttatatactaCCATTTTAAAAGCTCGCTAAAAATAGCTTTTTATCTAGGTGTTTTGCTTTTGTCCCGATATTCACTTTTCGTCCTTAGACCGCTCTTATGGATTATATTGTCGCATGCCTACTAGTTTTTTCTAGCTTATACTCTAAGCATATATCTATTAGAAAGAGTTctattttataactatttgtAATGATCCGTATATGAAAGAAATGCTTCTTAGTAGTTTGAGTAGAGAGTTAGGAGAACcccaaaattaaataaaagaaattttaagatGGATGAAAAAGTTCACAAATCAATATCACGTTACTTGAAAGGTCAAAATGGACAATTTTCATGTGATATAAACTCGAGTTATTACATGAATGTTATAATATTTCCCAAAAACAGTTAGCATGAATACGGTTGCCTTACGACACTTGTACACCTCTTAAACTTCAAAATTGATTGTAAAAATGGGACAAGGTTctaatatattgatatttcAAAGTTCTAAATCTCTTctctaaatatcaaaatgGGCAAACCAAaccaattttttaatttggagGTGTTTATTTTCAAAGTTTTAATGTAATTTCATTTTGTGTCTTCTATTGATTTTAATACcctattgattttttttttttttttttttttttaggatATTGAAATCTGACTATTCCTTTTCtgaatgattttaaaatttcacttTCCAACATCAATTTGATACATTCAAAaatgaaattgtaaaataCTCCCTAAGAGGATTAAATCTtaattgataaagaaaatgtCCCACCTTACTTTTACACtaaggctttttttttttggcgcagaaaatgaataatttttctttttaatttcttttttagtttagtATGTTGCCACATATACACTAAACtcgtaaataattattatatatttattaattttaaataataaaatatatattaattatttaatagtaaaatacgAATGGATATATATCTTGATTAAtcagaatttaattatataaaaataattatagagtaattaagattttgaaatttttatgatgaattcatcataaaaatcataaaaatttcaaaatcttaattactacataattattttatataatttaaactttcattaatcaaattatcaaatattaataagaatataaataaagaaatatcaaTATGGCCACATATCTTTAGATTAAAGGATATGTGAAGTATACATTGcatattatatgttttattttcttatttattatagtatatacacctaatatatatgttttattttcttatttattatagtaTATACACCTAGtatagataaaaattttactaaagTAATTCTTATCTAGAATTAGAAAGGTATATTTAATTGAgacttttaaagattttatagatttttttaaatgaatcacttttaaaaaaatttgaatttttaatgacttttacagagttcatgattttataaatgacTTTTacagattttatttaaaaatatttttatagacattgataaacttttattgattttcacaaaccattatttaattatttaaaaataaatttaatcattttacttttattatttttttcgtcttttttttttcttatgtttacTTTAAACATGATTCTACATAATGTTATATGCTACTACATATTCAAGTAAcagactttattttattattgtagtAAATTCAtgtcattttaaaattttttacctCAGAATATGaacactatttttttattaagagaataattttttaaaaataaattatcatattataatttatctcCAATTAAACTATCgaatttatatcatatttgtttattttatttattacttacttaataaatatttaaactaataatagttacacttactaattatttaataaatacctATACCGACAAttacatttatcaatagaaaaaGTTATCCAAATAGtctttctaataaaatctaaGAGTATATATTTAgtggggttgtttgctcaaaaCAATGTACTAAATACttcattaaaattcatatttcttataaGGGCccttttaaagttaaattaaaaatttagtttaatttttttatatgtgtgaatataaaaaaatattattagtaaataatttttagctTCTGAGTTTCATCCAATCTCTTATGTTTTTTTAAGACAGAGAATATagtatagaaaaatagaaatggtAATGTaggagaatttgaaaagaagagagatgagctctcaaaaaagaaatctataaaaattaaaaaaaattgaaagaaatttttaaaaattttatttataacaatacataaaaagtcattaaaagtatataaaaattcatgtttataaaagtcaatggctttttaaatattagtttacttttaaagacttaaataaaattgtaattaaatatctataatttttatagactttttaacaaattttaaatgtcTATATTgacttatataaatttttttaaagttattattaaatacacCATAATTTTTGAACtccattaaaatttttaaaaattttaattgaatatacAATTGTCAAATGGAAGTGAGCGCTGCCTTGCGCCCACAACCAAAAGGGAGTGAAAACTCCGTTCTCCAAGTTTGGGATGGGGGTGGAAGTTCCTAATCGTTGGGCATATATCCCAGGAATCGAGAAATCTTTCGTCAATCAAAGAGGCGCTTGACAAAGAAGGAAGCTACCTTTGGGTCTGAATCGAATTCGTGTACatcacaattaataaaaaattgacatttattagaaatattttaaactttaatattgatattagAGACATATATTAATCTTATATAAAAGTTTTCATGCATTTATTAGAAGCAAGTAAACATCAAGATCTATACGCTGAATTTGGATACTTCATGGTTAAGAAAATTAGCATGCACATTGTCATTCATCTACCAGTCTAATTCCATCTAAAAGTCTAAACCAAATCTGCAAACTGCTTTGTCCTATGCACTCTTTCCTGTCTATAAATAGTTATGCCATTTCCATTATCTTCTTCCATCTAATACTCCTCGTAACTAAGTTTCAGCAAACTAAAAATGTCTCCACCCCCACCACCAGAGCCTTGTGCACCACCCCTTCCCCCACCACCACATTGTCACTGTCCACCATTACACTGCCACTGTCCACCGCCACCACTCCCTCCTCCATTTCACCATCACCACCAtcctccacctccacctccaccatTTCACCATCATCATTACCACCATCCTCCACCTTTTGCACATCTGCATCATCCTCCACCTCCTCCTCCTTGTCTTCCTCCACCACCTTGTTTCGATCCTCATTGGCCACCTCCGCCTTGGCATCATCACCATCCTCCACCTCCTCACTGCTAGTACAGCAGTACCCTCTAGCATGCACAGAAGGAAAGGAAGGACGACAGGAAGAAAGGAAGGAAGCGTGCGCAGGTGATCGCTTGAgggaaagaagagaaaaatggaTAAAAGAGAGTTATATATATGCAAATAATGTTTCGGCTGTGTGCTTAATATTTACAAAGTGCTATGTCTGTCGAAACTACTTTATATGTTGTACTTGTGTTTATTTGATTTGAGTGATCTGTTTTAGACAATTACTGTACTTTGCAGTATGATTTTACAATCAGTTCTCATACTTGGGACATGCGTTAGCTCAAAAACAACACCTATACATTCTTTGGTAAGATTATATGCCCACTATATTATTAGTATACAAgtttctttgttttcctttttttttttttgtccaCTGAACCATTTTAAGGATTTTAATCCACAAAACGCATGTGTGCTTTGAACTTGATGGCTATAAGGTTATTAATGATCAGTCCTTCAATTTCATACAGAAATAAGCCTGATTTACTCAATTCTGTTTTTTGTTTCGGCTAAACCTTGATTAATATAGTTCCAGGCAATTCATTATCAGCTGATGATATCCCTTCATATATCCACTCCCTTGCCTTGGCAATTTCTACAGGCAAAGTTCTACTAGCTTTCTATTATATTCATAGGTTCATTTGATAGAGACATGAACATGTATCGCATAATCAAATGCAGAGTTAGTCTTACAGAATAACTGCCTCTGTCACTAAAATGATGAGCACTACCCTAATTACTGCCTTTGGATTTCCTGCTCCTAACTCATTTAAAACCCCACAACTGCAAAGATctagaaaatttatttgtataaaagGAATATTGAAAGAGGAAGTAAAGCAGCATGGCCTCAGACACTGCACAGGCAGAAAAGCCTATGCAGGGCAGGTCATCACAGGCTCTgagaaagggagcaaccatcCCTGCGGCAGGGAAAGGCCGCTCCAACCTTtcccagaaaaagaaagggacgTTGGACAGAAATACCAAGGCAACCAAGTAGAATAGGCTACCGTTGGACATGCACATATATATACCAACTCAATcaattgtaaaaattagaattatatatcaataaattcatcatttatattttcttcatggtatcagagcaggattCAAACCTGTGAAGTATCAATCAAGCAAACAAAAACCAAATTCTCAGAATTCCTTTTTGGAAATTCATCATGTCTCAAACTGATAACAGATTGACCAATATAATCCTCAGAGGTAATCAAAATTACTTCGAGTGGTCAAAAGCTGTCTACATAGGGCTTAGTGGCAGAAGGAAATTGGGATTCATCACTGGGACTAAACCCAAACCCAAACCTACTAGACCAGAAACCTTgacagaagaagaagcagaaaaaattgaagaatggCAGACGACAGACCACCTGGTCATGTCGCTGCTTACCAGCACTATGGAGCCCCAAATTTCCAGGCTCTGCATCTTGCTGGAATCGTCAAAAGCATTATGGGACAAGGTAAAAGGCCTATATGGCCATCAACAAAATTTTGCTCACATTTTTAATCTCAAACAGGAATTGGCCAGAATCACACAAGGAACAAAATCAGGATCGCAATATGCCACAGAAATATTGACAAGGTGGGAAGAACTTCAGACTTACCTACCTCCTTCAACAAACACGACAGAAATTCAAAAACGAGCCAACAATGATCTAGTATTCACTTACCTGGGAGGATTGGACTCAAGCTACGAGAGCTTGAGATCTCAAATCCTCCTGTCCCCGGAACTACCGAGCATCGACACTGTTATGGCAACAGTCCAGTGCGAGAAGACGCGAAGGAACCTTATGAATCCCTCGGCCTCTACTGAACTCGCGGAAAACCAAGCCTTCGCATCGCGTCGCCCCGATCTCACCGAAAGAAACAGAACAGGGGGAGAGGTAAGCACGAGCGAGCGGTGCGACCACTGCAAGAAGCAGGGTCACAGTCACTCTCGTTGCTGGCACCTTCACCCCGAGCTCAAGCCAACCCGAGGTTGGGAAAGGGGGAGCGGCGAAGGGGTGagaagaggaggaagaagaaggccCGAAGGGAACCCTAGAGAGAAAAGGGAATTCGGGGGCTGGGCGTCATATGTAGATTGTTATATGACGCCCCGACCCGACTCCCTAGGGTTACACCAACCCGACCGGGCCAACCTTGGACCCGACCCGACTCCTCCGAATCCGGCCCAAGCCACCAGGCCCAGCAGGCTCAACAGGCCTTCCAAGCCCAACCAGTCCAGCAGGCCCACCAGGCACTTCAAGCCCAGCAGAAGCATCAGGCCCAAATGGCCGAAATGCTGGCCCAATTGCAGGCCTTGGTCCTCCAACCTAACGGGTTTGGGTCAACTCAACCCGACGGGTCAGGTTCGGTTCTCACTGCTTTAAATTCCttacaaaatttttcaaaaccttGTCAAAATTTCTGGATTATTGACTGAGGGGCAACGGATCACATGACCTGGGATCCAAAAAACCTAACCAAGCTCAATTTGGTTTCTCCTTCTCACCATGTATTTGCCCGATGGAGAAAAGTCAAAATTCAGGGATATGGcacttcaaatttatttaactcacatattgaaaatattttatatttgccTGCATTTAAATCCAATCTATTATCCGTGGGTAAAATTACTTGTGATTTAAACTGCAATGTTATCTTCTCACCCACCTCAGTCACTTTTCAGGATCGAATCTCCgggaagacgattggtgaGGGAAGACTAAAAAATGGTCTCTACTACTTTCATGCTCCTCccaagaaatattttttgtcaTCAAACCCTAACCAAGGCATGTTAATGCATCAGCGGTTAAGGCATCCATCCGACaatgttttaaataaagtatttCATTACAATTTAAGTTTCAGCAATTGCGAGGtgtgtaaattttctaaacacACTCGATTGCCTTTCTCTTTATCCTCCAGTGTATCTGAAAAAGCATTCGATTTAATTCACTCagatgtttggggacctgcccCTGTTACTTCCTATAAtcactttaaatattttgtcaCTTTCATTGACGATTACACTCGTACTACCTGGATGTATttactaaaaggaaaaaatgaagttttttctcGCTTCCAAGAATTCTATAATTTCATACAAACCAATATAATGctactttgaaaatttttcgcTCCGACAATGGCACAGAATACATAAACCAAAACTTTTCTACattctttaaacaaaaagggATTTTTCATCAAACCACTTGTATCAACACCCCTGAACAAAATGGTATTTCTGAATGAAAAAATAGATACCTTCTCAATGTCGTTCGGACTctcctttttcaaaataatgtttCATCGATTTTTTGGTCCGATGCCCTTTTAACTGCTGCCTACCTAATCAATAGACTTCCCACTGCaat comes from Ricinus communis isolate WT05 ecotype wild-type chromosome 5, ASM1957865v1, whole genome shotgun sequence and encodes:
- the LOC125370146 gene encoding leucine-rich repeat extensin-like protein 6, which produces MTHHKHHKHEDPPPPPCPPPPLDPCAPPCPDSPPPPIVIVEPPPPLPLDPCVPPPPVIVYPPPPPPLDHCAPPPPIILSSLHLVSYLLTSMRYASMMWLVGMD